One segment of Amycolatopsis alba DSM 44262 DNA contains the following:
- a CDS encoding SDR family oxidoreductase → MATFLVTGATGLIGRQFTRLLLAREDVDKVALVVRSSSRDKLAKLVNAWPHPERVTLVTGDLGEPLLGVGQEDRETLRGVDHVVHLAALYDLTADDEASIKANVEGTAQVIALAAELNAGCLHHVSSVAVAGDHEGMFTEEMFDVGQRLVTPYHRTKFEAERLVREQHEVPWRVYRPAVVVGNSETGEMDKIDGPYYLFPAISRLAGLPDVPIVGPDLGDTNVVPVDYVAESLNALITTKGLDGRAFHLVNPEPQPVVSVYNAFAKAAGAPTISVQLNERLSKGIVNLVKLSEHIPGFTIARDAVMERLGIPPVLLETMAFPSVFSSASTRKALIGSGVEVPRIEDYAPTLWRYWREHLDPFRARKHGPRGELDGRRVIITGASSGIGRATAIKVAAAGGIPLLVARRQHELEEVRDEIIAAGGTASVYPADLTDEESVHKAVDAMLADHGRIDMLVNNAGRSIRRSIKLSYDRFHDYERAMAINYFGAVRLILAVLPHMSERKFGHIVNVSSIGVQGIAPRFSAYAASKAALDYFSRIAATETHGDGITFTTIHMPLVRTPMIRPTKIYDAFPTKSPDQAADMVLKALKERPKHIGTPAGQAIGLAYTLTPGLTDAVAYQGFRVFPDSAAAGGGGGLKIGKGEQHLSRAAMALARLSRGFHW, encoded by the coding sequence ATGGCGACATTTCTGGTGACCGGGGCGACCGGACTGATCGGGCGCCAGTTCACCCGGCTGCTGCTCGCCAGGGAAGACGTCGACAAGGTCGCGCTCGTCGTCCGCTCGTCCTCGAGGGACAAACTCGCGAAACTCGTGAACGCCTGGCCGCATCCGGAACGCGTCACCCTCGTCACCGGCGACCTCGGCGAGCCGCTGCTCGGCGTCGGCCAGGAAGACCGAGAGACGCTTCGCGGTGTCGATCACGTCGTGCACCTCGCCGCCCTTTACGACCTCACCGCCGACGACGAAGCCAGCATCAAGGCCAACGTCGAAGGCACCGCGCAGGTGATCGCGCTCGCCGCCGAGCTGAACGCGGGCTGTCTGCACCACGTGTCCTCGGTCGCCGTCGCCGGTGACCACGAGGGCATGTTCACCGAGGAGATGTTCGACGTCGGCCAGCGGCTCGTCACGCCGTATCACCGCACGAAGTTCGAGGCGGAACGTCTCGTACGCGAGCAGCACGAAGTGCCGTGGCGGGTGTACCGGCCCGCGGTCGTCGTCGGGAACTCCGAGACCGGCGAGATGGACAAGATCGACGGCCCGTACTACCTGTTCCCCGCGATCAGCAGGCTGGCCGGGCTGCCCGACGTGCCGATCGTCGGCCCCGACCTCGGCGACACCAACGTCGTCCCGGTCGACTACGTCGCCGAGTCGCTGAACGCCCTGATCACCACGAAGGGCCTCGACGGGCGCGCGTTCCACCTGGTCAACCCGGAGCCTCAGCCGGTCGTCTCGGTCTACAACGCCTTCGCGAAGGCGGCCGGCGCGCCGACGATCTCCGTGCAGCTCAACGAACGACTGTCCAAGGGCATCGTCAACCTGGTGAAGCTGAGCGAGCACATCCCCGGCTTCACGATCGCGCGCGACGCCGTGATGGAGCGGCTCGGCATCCCGCCGGTGCTGCTGGAGACCATGGCGTTCCCGTCGGTGTTCTCGTCGGCGTCGACGCGCAAGGCGCTCATCGGCTCGGGCGTCGAGGTGCCCCGCATCGAGGACTACGCGCCCACCCTGTGGCGTTACTGGCGCGAGCACCTGGACCCGTTCCGCGCCCGTAAGCACGGCCCCCGCGGCGAACTGGACGGCCGTCGCGTGATCATCACCGGCGCGTCTTCGGGCATCGGCCGGGCGACCGCGATCAAGGTCGCCGCCGCGGGAGGGATCCCGCTGCTCGTGGCACGGCGGCAGCACGAACTCGAAGAAGTGCGGGACGAGATCATCGCCGCGGGCGGCACGGCGTCGGTGTACCCGGCCGACCTGACCGACGAAGAATCGGTACACAAGGCCGTCGACGCCATGCTCGCCGACCACGGCCGGATCGACATGCTCGTGAACAACGCCGGCCGGTCGATCCGGCGCTCGATCAAACTGTCGTACGACCGGTTCCACGACTACGAACGCGCGATGGCGATCAACTACTTCGGCGCGGTGCGACTGATCCTCGCGGTGCTGCCGCATATGTCCGAGCGGAAATTCGGGCATATCGTCAACGTCTCGTCGATCGGCGTGCAGGGAATCGCGCCGCGCTTTTCGGCGTATGCGGCGTCGAAGGCCGCTTTGGATTATTTCTCCCGGATCGCCGCGACCGAGACCCACGGTGACGGAATCACCTTCACGACCATTCACATGCCGCTCGTGCGCACGCCGATGATCCGGCCGACGAAGATCTACGACGCGTTTCCGACGAAATCCCCGGATCAGGCCGCGGACATGGTGCTGAAGGCGCTGAAGGAACGCCCGAAGCACATCGGCACGCCTGCC